One segment of Acidimicrobiales bacterium DNA contains the following:
- a CDS encoding serine/threonine-protein phosphatase codes for MTSSLLAVAALGCLVAALVWGRSARHRHKVWRRVAATGGDADATTIALGDYRKDLHTTVLYVLLAIACAATAAQPPQRVLPVVLFGAVLVTVVFTFAFGRNFVRDARLVQSRSELERRAQEVLSQEELAPRRWAARLAPDDLPEVTGFELGRVYQAGTGLMAGDFYDVFPVGASRIAAVIGDVTGHGIEPSITAFQAKYLLRVFLRQFRDPAQALEELNAQMSAMERPEEFISLCVIVFDTEAGTLRFASAGHPAAWLWHDREVRPLRSTGPLLMLDPNGTFHSREIPLDPGDLCLLYTDGLAEARDGDTLFGEDRIANTLRRDPGVAPDVLCKSLLEAARDFSSGPLTDDVAILAIRRE; via the coding sequence ATGACCTCCTCATTGTTGGCGGTCGCCGCCCTGGGCTGTCTGGTCGCCGCGCTCGTCTGGGGGCGGTCCGCTCGACACCGTCACAAGGTCTGGCGCCGAGTGGCGGCCACGGGCGGCGACGCCGACGCCACCACCATCGCCCTCGGCGACTACCGCAAGGACCTCCACACCACGGTCCTGTACGTGCTGCTGGCGATCGCCTGCGCCGCCACCGCCGCCCAGCCGCCGCAACGGGTGCTGCCGGTGGTGCTCTTCGGGGCCGTGCTCGTCACCGTGGTGTTCACCTTCGCGTTCGGCCGCAACTTCGTGCGTGACGCCCGCCTCGTGCAGAGCCGCAGCGAGCTCGAACGTCGCGCTCAGGAGGTGCTGAGCCAGGAAGAGCTGGCCCCCCGCCGCTGGGCGGCCCGGTTGGCGCCGGACGACCTGCCCGAGGTGACCGGCTTCGAGCTGGGCCGGGTCTACCAGGCCGGTACGGGGTTGATGGCCGGCGACTTCTACGACGTGTTCCCGGTCGGCGCCTCGCGCATCGCCGCGGTGATCGGCGACGTCACGGGCCACGGCATCGAGCCCTCCATCACCGCCTTCCAGGCCAAGTACCTGCTGCGGGTGTTCCTGCGTCAGTTCCGCGACCCGGCCCAGGCCCTCGAGGAGCTGAACGCGCAGATGTCGGCCATGGAGCGGCCCGAGGAGTTCATCTCGCTCTGTGTGATCGTGTTCGACACCGAGGCGGGCACGCTGCGCTTCGCCTCCGCCGGGCACCCGGCGGCGTGGCTCTGGCACGACCGTGAGGTGCGACCCCTTCGCTCGACCGGCCCGCTGCTGATGCTCGACCCCAACGGCACGTTCCACAGCCGGGAGATCCCCCTCGACCCCGGCGACCTGTGCCTGCTCTACACCGACGGCCTGGCCGAGGCCCGCGACGGTGACACGCTCTTCGGTGAGGACCGCATCGCCAACACCCTCCGTCGCGACCCGGGCGTCGCGCCCGACGTGCTCTGCAAGTCCCTGTTGGAGGCGGCGCGCGACTT
- the der gene encoding ribosome biogenesis GTPase Der — translation MASPCAQPWSVDVSLPVVAVVGRPNVGKSTLLNRIVGRREAIVEEKPGVTRDRKEVVADWLGREFLLVDTGGWLPGGTDLDEKVSRQSERAIADADAVVFVVDGAIGIVEEDARVAELLRRSTAPVLLAVNKIDDTGREPNIWEFVRLGVGDPYPVSALHGRGTGDLLDALIATFPPPDPEDESTGGDEEEGPRVFGVAIVGRPNVGKSTLFNRLIGEDRAVVHDMPGTTRDSIDTVVDTGDGPVRFIDTAGMRRKGRIDEGTEYYSMVRALRSVDKADVALLVIDATVGVTHQDQRLAERVDAAGCPVVVLINKWELLDAEQRAQVASQIERRLHFLGEATVLKISALSGKGVNKLLPALSEAIEDYHRRIPTRQVNNAIRSAQAAQPAPHGGRVLYATQGAVDPPTFTLFANKALPPTYLRYLERSLREAFDLGATPIKLRVRKRSE, via the coding sequence ATGGCCTCGCCCTGCGCGCAGCCCTGGAGCGTTGACGTGTCCCTTCCCGTGGTCGCCGTGGTCGGCCGTCCCAACGTGGGCAAGTCCACGCTCCTGAACCGCATCGTGGGCCGCCGCGAGGCGATCGTCGAGGAGAAGCCCGGGGTCACCCGTGACCGCAAGGAGGTGGTGGCCGACTGGTTGGGCCGCGAGTTCCTGCTGGTGGACACCGGCGGCTGGCTCCCCGGCGGCACCGACCTCGACGAGAAGGTGAGCCGCCAGAGCGAGCGGGCCATCGCCGACGCCGACGCCGTCGTCTTCGTGGTCGACGGCGCCATCGGCATCGTCGAGGAGGACGCCCGGGTGGCCGAGCTGCTGCGCCGGTCCACCGCTCCGGTCCTGCTCGCCGTGAACAAGATCGACGACACCGGCCGCGAGCCCAACATCTGGGAGTTCGTACGCCTCGGGGTGGGCGACCCGTATCCGGTCAGCGCGCTCCACGGGCGGGGCACGGGCGACCTGCTCGACGCCCTGATCGCCACGTTCCCGCCGCCCGACCCCGAGGACGAGTCGACGGGCGGCGACGAGGAGGAGGGGCCGCGGGTGTTCGGCGTGGCCATCGTCGGCCGCCCCAACGTCGGCAAGTCCACGCTGTTCAACCGCCTGATCGGCGAGGACCGCGCCGTGGTGCACGACATGCCCGGCACCACCCGGGACTCGATCGACACGGTCGTCGACACCGGCGACGGTCCCGTGCGCTTCATCGACACCGCCGGCATGCGCCGCAAGGGCCGCATCGACGAAGGCACCGAGTACTACTCGATGGTGCGGGCGCTGCGGTCCGTCGACAAGGCCGACGTGGCCCTGTTGGTCATCGACGCCACCGTCGGCGTGACCCACCAGGACCAGCGCCTCGCCGAGCGGGTGGATGCCGCCGGGTGCCCGGTGGTGGTGCTCATCAACAAGTGGGAGCTGCTCGACGCCGAGCAGCGCGCCCAGGTGGCCTCGCAGATCGAGCGCCGCCTCCACTTCCTCGGTGAGGCCACGGTGCTGAAGATCAGCGCCCTCAGCGGCAAGGGGGTCAACAAGCTGCTGCCGGCGCTGTCCGAGGCCATCGAGGATTACCACCGCCGCATCCCCACCCGGCAGGTGAACAACGCCATCCGCTCGGCCCAGGCGGCCCAGCCCGCCCCGCACGGCGGCCGGGTGCTCTACGCCACCCAGGGCGCGGTGGACCCACCCACCTTCACGCTCTTCGCCAACAAGGCGCTGCCCCCGACCTACCTGCGCTACCTCGAGCGCAGCCTCCGCGAGGCCTTCGACCTTGGCGCCACGCCCATCAAGCTGCGGGTGCGGAAGCGCTCCGAGTGA